One region of Cystobacter ferrugineus genomic DNA includes:
- a CDS encoding nuclear transport factor 2 family protein, whose product MTALTLLCLTLLSAPPNTGAKPSAEPSATATAAVNAVLDDWHRAAAQADEARYFAHFTPNAVYLGTDATERWTRDEFRAWAHPYFAKGKAWDFTPSSRHVSLSKDGKVAWFDEVLATPNLGPARGSGVLVKEAGTWKIAQYNLSIPIPNDVLDDVKARIEQHEKNQAKPGK is encoded by the coding sequence ATGACCGCCCTGACCCTGTTGTGCCTCACGCTGTTGAGCGCTCCCCCGAACACGGGAGCCAAACCCTCGGCGGAGCCCTCCGCCACGGCCACGGCCGCGGTGAACGCGGTGCTGGACGACTGGCACCGGGCGGCGGCCCAGGCGGACGAGGCACGCTACTTCGCCCACTTCACCCCGAACGCGGTCTATCTGGGCACGGACGCCACCGAGCGCTGGACCCGGGACGAGTTCCGCGCGTGGGCCCACCCCTACTTCGCCAAGGGCAAGGCCTGGGACTTCACGCCCTCGTCGCGGCACGTGAGCCTGTCCAAGGACGGCAAGGTGGCGTGGTTCGACGAGGTGCTCGCGACGCCCAACCTGGGGCCCGCGCGCGGCTCGGGGGTGCTGGTGAAGGAGGCGGGGACGTGGAAGATCGCCCAGTACAACCTCTCCATCCCCATCCCCAACGACGTGCTCGATGACGTCAAGGCGCGCATCGAGCAGCACGAGAAGAACCAGGCGAAGCCGGGCAAGTAG
- a CDS encoding LamB/YcsF family protein, whose product MVECLLNIDLGELPDEDERLYAHAQVAHIACGGHAGDTASMRRALEACARHGTRAGAHPSFEDREHFGRRELTVAPELLRAQVAAQCARLAALAAEVGVPVYSAKPHGALYHAANRDPALARAVVDGVVEALGSGTIFVGPATGALREAAREAGLPYAREGFADRGTRPDGSLIPRGEPGAVLTDPEVARDNALRLTLGGAVDTLCVHGDSPGAVDMAREVRAVLDVLAMRTEPLGEGALRLVLPERLERRGVLEALQATPGVLDVVVGEAHACVYFDPAAPPEEPRRVLGRSAGRLLSPEERPLVIVRVRYDGPDLESVADRVGLAVDDVALLHSSCEYTVRAVGFMPGFAYLGEVDARIEVPRLAMPRPVVPEYSVGIAGRRTGIYPFASPGGWNLIATAVDFSPFHPGSGARLRLGDRVLFERVD is encoded by the coding sequence ATGGTGGAGTGTCTTCTGAACATCGACTTGGGCGAGCTGCCGGATGAGGACGAGCGGCTCTATGCCCACGCGCAAGTGGCCCACATCGCCTGTGGAGGGCATGCCGGGGATACGGCCTCCATGCGCCGGGCGCTCGAGGCGTGCGCGCGCCACGGCACACGCGCCGGAGCGCACCCCTCCTTCGAGGACCGGGAGCACTTCGGCCGCCGGGAGCTCACCGTGGCCCCCGAGCTGCTGCGGGCCCAGGTGGCCGCGCAGTGTGCCCGGCTGGCGGCCCTGGCCGCCGAGGTGGGGGTGCCCGTGTACTCGGCCAAGCCGCATGGGGCCCTGTACCACGCGGCCAACCGCGACCCCGCGCTCGCCCGCGCCGTGGTGGACGGGGTGGTGGAGGCGCTGGGCTCGGGGACGATCTTCGTGGGGCCCGCCACGGGCGCCCTGCGCGAGGCGGCACGGGAGGCGGGGCTGCCCTACGCGCGCGAGGGCTTCGCGGACCGGGGCACGCGGCCGGACGGGTCGCTCATCCCCCGGGGCGAGCCGGGCGCGGTGCTGACCGACCCCGAGGTGGCGCGCGACAACGCGCTGCGGCTGACCCTGGGCGGCGCGGTGGACACGCTGTGCGTGCATGGGGACTCGCCGGGCGCGGTGGACATGGCGCGCGAGGTGCGCGCGGTGCTGGACGTGCTGGCCATGCGCACCGAGCCGCTGGGCGAGGGGGCTCTGCGGCTCGTGCTGCCCGAGCGGCTGGAGCGGCGCGGGGTGCTGGAGGCGCTCCAGGCCACCCCGGGCGTGTTGGACGTGGTGGTGGGCGAGGCGCATGCCTGCGTGTACTTCGATCCGGCGGCGCCTCCGGAGGAGCCCCGGCGCGTGCTGGGCCGGAGCGCGGGCCGGCTGCTGTCCCCCGAGGAGCGGCCCCTCGTCATCGTCCGGGTGCGCTACGACGGGCCGGACCTCGAGTCGGTGGCGGATCGCGTGGGCCTGGCGGTGGACGACGTGGCGCTGCTGCATTCCTCGTGCGAGTACACGGTGCGCGCGGTGGGCTTCATGCCCGGCTTCGCCTACCTGGGCGAGGTGGATGCGCGCATCGAGGTGCCCCGGCTGGCCATGCCGAGGCCCGTGGTGCCGGAGTACTCGGTGGGCATCGCCGGGCGGCGCACCGGCATCTATCCCTTCGCCTCGCCGGGGGGGTGGAACCTCATCGCCACCGCGGTGGATTTTTCTCCCTTCCATCCCGGCAGCGGGGCGCGCTTGCGGCTCGGGGACCGGGTGCTCTTCGAGCGGGTGGACTGA
- a CDS encoding LysM peptidoglycan-binding domain-containing protein yields MGSYRIRSGDTLSSIAQRHNTSVDALMKANTQIKDANVILADDKLNIPGAKDEFVEGGGTPGGTPPPGQQYNVAGNDPVEGPAEIGEMPEGQVGDWIRQATDKLKAAGVPVDKMNPQDIAKIIQHESSGNPNAINLWDDNAKRGTPSIGLMQTIQPTFDAYKLPGHDNIRDPVDNIIAGVRYAIDRYGSVSNVPGLQSMNGGGGYVGY; encoded by the coding sequence ATGGGCAGCTACCGCATCCGCTCCGGCGACACCCTGAGCAGCATCGCTCAGCGCCACAACACCAGCGTCGACGCCTTGATGAAGGCCAACACGCAGATCAAGGACGCCAACGTCATCCTCGCGGATGACAAGCTCAACATCCCGGGCGCCAAGGACGAGTTCGTGGAAGGAGGGGGCACTCCGGGCGGCACCCCTCCACCGGGCCAGCAGTACAACGTGGCCGGGAACGATCCGGTGGAGGGCCCCGCGGAGATCGGCGAGATGCCCGAGGGCCAGGTGGGCGATTGGATCCGCCAGGCGACGGACAAGCTGAAGGCGGCGGGCGTGCCCGTGGACAAGATGAACCCCCAGGACATCGCGAAAATCATCCAGCACGAGTCCAGCGGCAATCCCAACGCCATCAACCTCTGGGATGACAACGCCAAGCGCGGCACCCCGTCCATCGGCCTGATGCAGACCATCCAGCCGACGTTCGACGCGTACAAGCTGCCCGGCCACGACAACATCCGCGACCCGGTGGACAACATCATCGCCGGCGTGCGCTACGCCATCGATCGCTACGGCTCGGTGTCCAACGTGCCCGGCCTCCAGTCCATGAACGGCGGCGGCGGCTACGTGGGCTACTGA
- a CDS encoding AmpG family muropeptide MFS transporter, with product MAQKTSLLQVLSSPRAWLLVALGFASGLPLLLVGGTLSAWMTNEGINLKTIGVFTLVATPYTFKFIWAPFMDRYALPFLGRRRGWMLVTQLGLMAAIAAMGTVNPKDSPLAMACLALLVAFLSSSQDVVSDAWRTDTLSEAERGFGVATFVMGYRFGMIAAGAVALSLSQFIGWPRTYWSMAALMLVGVVATLIAQEPQGQRPPRTLAEAAVVPFVDYFRRDGALLALLFLLLYKLGDAIAGGMTTPFFLKMGFSNLEVGAISKGVGMAATIVGALFGGVLLARLGLRRSLFVFGALQAVTNLTFLALALVGKNHAVLALAICTDNICGGMATTAFGAFTMSLCNKRFSATQFALLSALANLGGRMLSATSGFLAEGMGWAGFFGLTVVLALPALVLLAFLPEGIAQPIVEEQPPASPPAPATAA from the coding sequence ATGGCCCAAAAGACTTCCCTGCTCCAAGTCCTCTCCAGTCCCCGTGCGTGGCTCCTCGTCGCGCTCGGCTTCGCCTCCGGGCTCCCGCTGTTGCTCGTGGGCGGCACGCTGTCGGCCTGGATGACGAACGAGGGCATCAACCTGAAGACGATCGGCGTCTTCACCCTGGTGGCCACGCCCTACACCTTCAAGTTCATCTGGGCGCCCTTCATGGACCGCTACGCGCTGCCCTTCCTCGGGCGCAGGCGCGGGTGGATGCTGGTGACCCAGCTCGGGCTCATGGCCGCCATCGCCGCCATGGGGACGGTCAACCCCAAGGACTCGCCCCTGGCCATGGCGTGTCTGGCACTGCTCGTGGCGTTCCTCTCCTCCAGCCAGGACGTCGTGTCGGACGCATGGCGCACCGACACCCTCTCCGAGGCCGAGCGCGGCTTCGGCGTGGCCACCTTCGTCATGGGCTACCGCTTCGGGATGATCGCCGCGGGGGCCGTGGCGCTCAGCCTCTCGCAGTTCATCGGCTGGCCGCGCACCTACTGGAGCATGGCGGCGCTCATGCTCGTGGGCGTCGTGGCCACGCTCATCGCCCAGGAGCCCCAGGGCCAGCGCCCCCCGCGCACGCTCGCCGAGGCCGCCGTCGTCCCCTTCGTCGACTACTTCCGCCGGGACGGGGCACTGCTCGCGCTGCTCTTCCTCTTGCTCTACAAGCTCGGCGACGCCATCGCCGGGGGAATGACAACCCCCTTCTTCCTCAAGATGGGCTTCTCCAACCTGGAGGTGGGCGCCATCAGCAAGGGCGTGGGCATGGCGGCCACCATCGTCGGGGCGCTCTTCGGCGGCGTGCTGCTCGCGCGCCTGGGCCTGCGCCGCAGCCTCTTCGTCTTCGGCGCCCTCCAGGCCGTCACCAACCTCACCTTCCTCGCGCTCGCGCTGGTGGGCAAGAACCACGCGGTGCTCGCGCTCGCCATCTGCACGGACAACATCTGCGGCGGCATGGCCACCACGGCCTTCGGCGCCTTCACCATGTCGCTGTGCAACAAGCGCTTCAGCGCCACCCAGTTCGCCCTGCTCTCGGCGCTGGCCAACCTCGGCGGACGCATGCTCTCGGCCACCTCGGGCTTCCTCGCCGAGGGCATGGGCTGGGCCGGCTTCTTCGGCCTCACCGTGGTGCTCGCCCTGCCCGCGCTCGTCCTGCTCGCCTTCCTCCCCGAGGGCATCGCCCAGCCCATCGTCGAGGAGCAGCCCCCCGCCTCACCCCCCGCGCCCGCCACCGCCGCCTGA
- a CDS encoding NYN domain-containing protein gives MDNEHRIALFLDFENLVTNTGISPNNFDLQPAMDRLLERGKVVFRRAYCDWSRFKEAKGNLHGFGVELIDVPPSTRSGKNGADMRMVIDALELCYAREHIDTFAIASGDSDFCPLAYKLRENGRTLIGLGVKEATSPLFVKACDEFIYLRPRHKEKDEKKDERREDKDKKDKRSEDKGRKHGKEAAPASSSRSKAQVPEIAVEVVQRLLSRATGSVNPSLIKEAIVRKEPDFDERDHGFSTFAKLLASMEHDGLLKRVQQGRQWYVVAPDSAPESPSPRGKHAHHDEDEEEVYPDPVDD, from the coding sequence TTGGACAACGAGCACCGCATCGCGCTGTTCCTCGACTTCGAGAACCTGGTCACCAACACCGGGATCTCCCCCAACAACTTCGACTTGCAGCCGGCCATGGATCGCCTGCTGGAGCGCGGCAAGGTGGTGTTCCGCCGCGCCTACTGCGACTGGTCGCGCTTCAAGGAGGCCAAGGGCAACCTGCACGGCTTCGGCGTCGAGCTCATCGACGTGCCCCCCTCCACGCGCTCGGGGAAGAACGGCGCGGACATGCGCATGGTCATCGACGCGCTGGAGCTGTGCTACGCGCGCGAGCACATCGACACCTTCGCCATCGCCTCGGGCGACAGCGACTTCTGCCCGCTCGCCTACAAGCTGCGCGAGAACGGCCGCACCCTCATCGGGCTGGGCGTGAAGGAGGCGACCAGCCCCCTGTTCGTGAAGGCCTGCGACGAGTTCATCTACCTGCGTCCGCGCCACAAGGAGAAGGACGAGAAGAAGGACGAGCGGCGCGAGGACAAGGACAAGAAGGACAAGCGCTCGGAGGACAAGGGCCGCAAGCACGGCAAGGAGGCCGCGCCCGCTTCCTCGTCCCGGAGCAAGGCCCAGGTGCCGGAGATCGCCGTGGAGGTGGTGCAGCGGCTGCTCTCGCGCGCCACGGGCTCGGTCAACCCGTCCCTCATCAAGGAAGCCATCGTGCGCAAGGAGCCGGACTTCGACGAGCGCGATCACGGCTTCTCCACCTTCGCCAAGCTCCTGGCGTCCATGGAGCACGACGGCCTGCTCAAGCGCGTGCAGCAGGGGCGGCAGTGGTACGTGGTGGCGCCCGACTCGGCCCCCGAGTCGCCCTCCCCTCGGGGCAAGCACGCGCACCACGACGAGGACGAGGAAGAGGTCTACCCGGATCCCGTCGACGACTGA
- a CDS encoding MBL fold metallo-hydrolase translates to MRVHHLNGSTLCLVGRSLLLGDPHGHLVCHCLLIETSEGLVLVDTALGLDDIHAPSHQSVRRGMGPMRPTWEPEQTMARQVEKLGFRREDVRHIVLTHLDLDHAGGLPDFPKARVHVYATEHAAARDKRTFKERQRYQSVQWAHDPDWKLYETARGEPWFGFECVRQLEGLPPEILLVPLVGHTRGHCAVAVDTGARWLLHAGDAYFFHGEMEPTDRCPLGLRLMQSALHMNGRERLHNRERLRELVRTQSDRVRVFCAHDEKEWRALAG, encoded by the coding sequence ATGCGTGTTCATCATTTGAATGGCTCGACGCTGTGTCTGGTGGGCCGGAGCCTGCTGCTGGGAGACCCTCACGGGCACCTGGTGTGCCACTGCCTGCTCATCGAGACGAGCGAGGGGCTGGTGCTGGTGGACACGGCCCTGGGGCTGGACGACATCCACGCGCCCTCCCACCAGAGCGTGCGCCGGGGCATGGGCCCCATGCGCCCGACATGGGAGCCCGAGCAGACGATGGCGCGGCAGGTGGAGAAGCTCGGCTTCCGTCGCGAGGACGTGCGCCACATCGTGCTCACCCACCTGGACCTGGACCACGCCGGAGGACTGCCGGACTTCCCCAAGGCGCGGGTGCACGTGTACGCCACGGAGCACGCGGCGGCCCGGGACAAGCGCACCTTCAAGGAGCGCCAGCGCTACCAGAGCGTGCAGTGGGCCCATGACCCGGACTGGAAGCTCTACGAGACGGCCCGGGGCGAGCCGTGGTTCGGCTTCGAGTGCGTGCGCCAGCTCGAGGGCCTGCCGCCGGAGATCCTCCTCGTGCCCCTGGTGGGCCACACGCGCGGCCACTGCGCGGTGGCGGTGGACACGGGCGCGCGGTGGCTCCTGCACGCGGGCGATGCCTACTTCTTCCACGGGGAGATGGAGCCCACGGATCGCTGCCCGCTCGGGCTGCGCCTGATGCAGAGCGCCCTCCACATGAACGGCCGGGAGCGGCTGCACAACCGCGAGCGGCTGCGCGAGCTGGTGCGCACCCAGTCGGACCGGGTGCGGGTGTTCTGCGCCCACGACGAGAAGGAGTGGCGCGCCTTGGCCGGGTAG
- a CDS encoding aminotransferase class I/II-fold pyridoxal phosphate-dependent enzyme, producing MRIPEFKLERYFARWEFRAPYLLCSSDIEGWRMSDLLALADADARERWERLTLGYTETQGLPVLREEIARLYPGVGPEQVLTFGGAQEAVFVLTNVLVGPGDHAVVTWPGYQSLYEVARATGAEVTLLRLREEDGWRLDLAELERALRPDTKLLVVNFPHNPTGALPDADTWRGLLALAEERGVYVLSDEVYRLMEYDARDTLPAAVELSARGVSLGVMSKTFGLAGLRVGWLACRDSGILSRCAAYKDYTTISNAAPSEVLALVALRARERVLARSRAIISDNLARMEDFFTRNAEHFAWVPPRAGSVAFPRLKSDVPVATFCERLVEQEGVLLLPGDVYDFPGNHFRLGLGRTNLPDALVRLERFCSTFFTR from the coding sequence ATGCGCATTCCGGAGTTCAAGTTGGAGCGGTACTTCGCGCGGTGGGAGTTCCGCGCGCCCTACCTGCTGTGCTCCTCGGACATCGAGGGGTGGAGGATGAGCGACCTGCTGGCGCTGGCGGACGCGGACGCCCGCGAGCGCTGGGAGCGATTGACGCTGGGCTACACCGAGACGCAGGGGCTGCCGGTGTTGCGCGAGGAGATCGCCAGGCTCTACCCCGGGGTGGGGCCCGAGCAGGTGCTGACGTTCGGGGGCGCGCAGGAGGCGGTCTTCGTCCTGACGAACGTGCTCGTGGGGCCGGGGGACCACGCGGTGGTGACGTGGCCGGGCTACCAGTCGCTGTACGAGGTGGCCCGGGCCACGGGGGCGGAGGTGACGCTGCTGCGGCTGCGCGAGGAGGACGGCTGGAGGCTGGACCTGGCCGAGCTGGAGCGCGCGCTGCGGCCGGACACGAAGCTCCTCGTGGTCAACTTCCCGCACAACCCCACGGGGGCGCTGCCGGACGCGGACACGTGGCGGGGGCTGCTCGCGCTCGCCGAGGAGCGGGGCGTGTACGTGCTGTCCGACGAGGTCTACCGGCTCATGGAATACGACGCGCGCGACACCCTGCCCGCGGCGGTGGAGCTGTCCGCTCGGGGGGTGAGCCTGGGGGTGATGTCCAAGACCTTCGGGCTCGCGGGCCTGCGCGTGGGGTGGCTGGCGTGCCGGGACTCGGGAATTCTCTCCCGGTGCGCGGCGTACAAGGATTACACCACCATCAGCAACGCGGCGCCGAGCGAGGTGCTGGCGCTGGTGGCGCTCCGGGCGCGTGAGCGGGTGCTCGCGCGCAGCCGGGCGATCATCTCGGACAACCTGGCGCGGATGGAGGACTTCTTCACCCGGAACGCGGAGCACTTCGCCTGGGTGCCCCCCCGGGCCGGCAGCGTGGCCTTCCCGAGGCTGAAGAGTGACGTTCCCGTCGCGACGTTCTGCGAGCGACTGGTGGAGCAGGAAGGCGTGTTGCTCCTTCCTGGAGACGTGTATGACTTCCCGGGCAATCATTTCCGGCTGGGGCTGGGCCGTACGAACCTGCCCGACGCGCTCGTGAGACTCGAGCGCTTCTGCAGCACCTTCTTCACACGTTGA